The nucleotide window CCCAACTTGCTGgccagttttacagaattttcaaaacacttaaaactctataatacctatattattagagtcctataaacctgcctagccataccccctaagccccccttccattatcctaacctaagccctagatttgacctaagaCTGCAATTCTGCcctactgaaactgcagaaccaacagccccttagttccttgttattggtcctggtttaattggtttctagtagggctttagcctatctagaactacattatttggtatcaaagccatggatcaACATGGTAATCAAGTAATAAATCCATTAGCAGATCCTATGGCTGCTATGTTGGAATTGTTCCATAAATTTGCTGCTGAACAAAAGGCTGCGAATGAAGCCATCCTGGATAGGTTGCAACGATTGGGAGAACAAAGAGTAACCCCTACCAAAGATCACAGGTATAGACTCAAAGGTTACAGAGAAGACACAGACAGGTATGGAgaataaatattttcattgccaaaggaagttgaaaataaatctgaagtgacagtgaattgtgatgaaaagaaagagaccactcctatagcttcaaagatggaaaatCAACATGTAGAAGATCCTACTGAAGTGGTCTATATCGAAAAAACCAATGTAGATAAGGCTGATACAGTAGcagatgaagaggtggagctgGTGTCTAAGAAGGTTAttaacactgaagactctatagATAGGGCATTCACGGGTGATTCAGAGatcgaacacatagagtttgttatgccaccatggttcttcgaagagaaagctccacgccttgaagacttcatccctaatgttcctgcatcaccagaattttgtttgggaatggttgaagctgctactcatatgttgtttccctctcatcactgcaaaattcgaggacgaattttttcaagttggggagagttgatgcaaattcatcatcgacatgggcttatttctttagaaataagtttagggttgggttatatgtatgttgggcctttgatcccatgggtttcctatataataggccacttttatgggcctaaaatatgggtaattaggttgcatacgggattagctgttttaattccttagttttgatttttatgtaattagtgatcatgtgatcacttaagtgatcatgtgacttgtttaagtggtcatgtgatgtaaattgggctggattaggattctataagtctagctaggttttgagtctatttcttttagtattttagtttctagtcagtttaagttacctaataggttaaggattgggttaggcctttcctttttaaagTGGAAGTCtatttgagtcttttatataaggttgtaagggggcaaagccttgaatacgaatttgattaatgaaaaaagcttttgcttgttggctgccattgttgctgctcctatgctccttgtgagtgtgcatccttgtggttctatcaaggtggaaagggattggtggaatccgatTGACTCCTTGCGCCGTGACAGCCGGGAGGATCCTAATTCAAAGGTGGTTCTATCATTCACTTCTGTCCAAACTGCTGCTAgtggatttctgctgcaacttgttcattaatttcttcttctaatcctctactcccttccccatttgatccccctttatttttgcttgaattccattaaaccctaattccattaaactctagatcttgctactcagccatatttgtccatcaaaaccctaatcccctcatccttcattaatttccccaaaacccatagtCGACCCTGACTTGCTGCtcagttttacagaattttcaaaacacttaaaactctataatacctatATTATTAGAGTCCTgtaaacctgcctagccataccccctaagccccccttccattatcctaacctaagccctagatttgacctaaaactgcaattctgtcctactgaaactgcagaaccaacagccccttagttccttgttattggtcctggtttaagTAGGGCTTTagcctatctagaactacattacataCACTTGAAACTTGTGCTGATTTCACCGAGAAAGAGATCTTTGCAACATAGAACATAAACACCTGTTCCAGGCATGTAGTGATTTTTGAAGCTTTGGGGGTAAAGAAGGGCAGCAATCCAACAATataatacattaaaaaaattaacaattttGTACAGCAGAGGGCAATGCAAAAATCTCTGCATCTTCAGCAGCATCTAAATAAACCATCTTCGCTTAGTCACAGAAGTCACAGAAAACTTACATTCAAAATCCATAGACAATCACCTGATCCTTAGAGGCTTATCtgtctctcaagtctcaatgtCTTGACTGTGAACCTGTTGATCCTCAAGACCATTCCTGAGAACATGCAGCAGTAAAGGCCACTAAACTGTTTTAGACAATTGAGCGATCCCCCCGTCATCTGTTGTCCAAAATGGTATTACATCTGGTTGTTTTAGACAATTGAGCGATCTTCAAGTTAAAAGCCATATTAGGAattattcacccccccccccccccccaaaaaaaaataaataaataaaataaaaaaatactagGCATAGTGTATGGCTCCAAAACGTGAGGGCCTATTACAAAgctggtggagggccggttaggagaagagggaagcctGGAAAAAaccagagttgcaggggagagaagaacgcataagaagaaaggtggggagggggggaagaagaGTGCACAAACACCACATGCCACGCAGGCACAACCAAACTCgattccaattcatcttttcaaTCTACTTCAATCGTTGGTTACACATGTATTTAttaataaccccaaaaaataacgactcctaattacttcctaaaacttagactaactaaaatagaaactcaataaaactcaaattaaaattttccctacatgtctaatagctaaccaaaataaaagattgcatgtctttcctaaatatcctactaaaCCAAAATAAGGTTGGGACCTagttcatcttggtttgggttcTCAAACGGGTTCGGGTCTATCCATGggagtgcacctgcatcaattcccccggtGCTGAGAAAAACTTGACCTCGAGTTTTGTAGAACGGGAGAATCAAAGCCACTCGATCAGCATCCATCCTTGATtgtatgaaataaaaaattaacccaTAATCAAACGATATGAAATCCGTGACGTGAAGTTTGTTGTTGAAGTCGTGACTTGGAAATATAAAATCGATCGGTTCACTCAAGAGAGCAACCGGCTTATTCTCTTCAACGACCATCGGAGCCATCTCATTATCAACCGTCACGATCTGCTGATGGTCATTAGAAAATGACATCTCTTCAATGGGAATCTGATCGTGGGGTTTCACAACTGAAATCGGACCTTCGATCAATTCTTCAACTTCAATCCTAATTGGACCGTGTACTTCAGTTTGTTCGTCGCTTTTATTGTCCACATTTTCTTCCACATCTGATTCGCATTCTAAAGATTGTGTCATGCTTGACACCGTATTATAGAAGCGGTTATTACCATTGGCAAGCTCCTAAAAACCTGTCGTCAAATTAGAAAGTTCTGTCTGCAATTTACGGAATCCATCACTAAACGAAAGGAGCAAATAATATCGATCAACCTCCATGACGTACTGAGTTTATGATAACAATGGCATATTTGTAATATATTGGGCTGCAaagtaaagagagagaaaacagtcTAAGCGTACCGTATTGGTGGGGAGGGGTAAACCTGGAAACAAGTTAAAATTAGgacaaaagagaataaagagGAAATAAGATGGCAATTatggaaaacaagaaaaagttaAGACTTAAAGTAGGACGTAAGAGGGGTGGGGGTAATATTGGAAAATGAGGTTTAAAAGGGAATACTTATCGTTTTGGGGGAGTTTGAGTTTTCGTCAAACTCTACAAAGGTGAGAGTTGCGATGGCAGCGTCTGATGTCAAACAAGGAAAGCAACGAGGGGAGCTGTGATGCAAGGAAAGAGGGAAAGTCGATCCGATAGAACTTTTACAGAGGTTTTAACATGAGGAAGGAAGCTTCCACGATAGGAAGTCGATTCACGGTGGAAGGCGGAAAACCAAGTACGATTTCTTGTATCTTTCTCCTTTGAATCTTCTGGTCTCtcgacttttttttttttttttttttttttaacgacTGGCGGAACACTGGGGCGAAGGGGGAAGTTGATTTTAGTTGCGGGGAAAAGAAAGGAGACGATGGGGTGTGTGTTTGGGGTTTCGGCGGTAGCAGTGGGTTGGGAAggttttcgtttttttttttttttttttgttggggggggggtggtcaCAGCGGGGGAGATGAAGGGAAAGGGATTACTATGCGAGTCTGGAGGGGTTGGGGAGATGGAGGGCTGCAgggagttttttttatttgacttATCCGTTTTTTCAACAGagtctattcttttttttgttccaatTGACTGAATCGCACGAGGAGGTATGTCAATGGGAGAGGAAAAAAGAAGCTGGGGCATTGGGAGGGAGTATTGCTGTGGGAAGGGGGTGGAGTTACTGtcgtgaaaaaaaaatgaaggtagAACAGGGAGAGATAATGAAGAAGATGGATACCTTtcggctctaataccaagttggtggagggccagttaggagaagagggaagaccggaagaaatcagagttgcaggggagagaaGAACGCAGAAGACGAAGGGAGGGTGGGAAGAAAAGTGCACAAACACCACATGCCACGCAGGCACAATCAAACTCGATTTCAATTCATCTTTTCAATCTACTTCAATTGTTGGTTACACATGTATttataaaaccccaaaaaataaagactcctcattacttcctaaaacttagactaactaaaatagaaactcaataaaactcaaattggaaatttccctacatTTCTAATAGctatccaaaataaaagattgcaTATCTTTCCCagataaaataaatcctaaatatcctactgaaccagaaCAAGGTTGGGACCAGGTTCATCTTGGTTTAGGTTCTCAAATGGGTTCGGATAGACCCATGggagtgcacctgcatcaaaaACCTTGTAAGTTCTTActctttaaactgaaaattttggGAAGTAAGGTGAACTTTGCTGCTGCATGTCACTGTATGAGGGCGGATGATTGTTTTTCcacaagttttttgaagattaagAGTTCTAACATTGGTCTGGTAAGAAGGATATTTCTAGACATCTTCATGATTATTGCTGTTCACTTACTTTCTACCAATACCACATTTCAATTCTCATTTTTATCCATGActtttaaatccctaaacacTTAAACAACCATTTAAGTTCTATTTCCTTGACCCACAGTAAGGAGCAAACATAGCCAAACACATTCCTGTTTAAAACCTAAATTGTCcaagaaaaaaatcatttgtaCCCTTCCCAACGGTCTTTTCTGGCCAAATTGAACCTAAATGCTACTTCTCTTTGATTAAGCACACACTACCCCATGTTTTCCCCAACATTTACCATAAAATCACAAACTAAGAAAATACAGAATACTTAACAGAGCACAACAGCTATTAACCTTAACACTATAATTATCTTAAACATATAATTCATATTCAACCTAGGGTGTTTTCTGGGTGATAACATCAGACTGTGTGAACAGAGACTGCTAACAAGTCAAGCTACCAATACCTGACTGAAAGTCTGGAACCAACAAATTGTGGCCTCCACATGGTAAATGTATGGAACAATAACCCTTATAATGTGTCTATGTGCGCATGCATATCTGCATAAGGTAATGGTGCTAAAAATTAATCGTGGTCAAATTATGAAGACAATGTAGAACAAACAACAGTCTACAATGGCAACCGAAAACCTTGCATCAATTAACCCAATACACAAACACAACagccaaaaaagaaagcaaGCACGAAGGCATCCATGTAATGATTCAGTCAATCCACAGAGAAATAAGGCCATAAAAATCTACAACCCTGTCACTGTAATCTCAGGAAGCCAAACGACCATTACTAAGAAAAGCCAAAAGACTTTCCAACTACATACTGAAAACACACTGAAATTCAGTGTAAATCACAACATTCGGTTCAATCATTTCCACATTTTCAAGCACATAGCAGCTATTTCATCAGGAAAACAGATGAGTTACATTACAAACCCTAAAACGACTGATTGGAAAATATTTTCCAGTTACAGTAGATCAGTTGATGTCGgaatcatcaaaatcatcatcGAAGGCGTTGAAGAAATCAGAATCGGCAAGCTTGTTGTCAATATTGATGACTCCATCCGCCAACATCTCGAGCGGGTCGGCATCGTCGACGTCCATAGCCACCGTCGAGCCGTGGTCGTCGAAATCTCCGAAGTATGTCGGCGAGggcttcatctctctctctctctctctttccttctcaatTCTTACGCTGCCACGCAAATCCTCCTCTATACTGTTTTCCCCCAAGGCCCCAATGAAGAGGGGATCCAGAAAGACACCAGTATAGTGAAGCACCATACTTCACTCGGTAAAGtgatgggaaaagaaaaatcaatttaaaatatttgataAGTTCCATCCAGACCCCGGTTCGACCAGCGGCTGTAAATGCAAAAGAGACCGGACCGACCCATCCTTTACTCTGTTCACCTTTCCTCGTAGTGTAAGAGTGAAACGATCCATAAAGATAACAGAGAAGATAGAATGTAGTGTGACTGCGTGTGTGGCATGGAAGCTCGTCCCGTCActttccctttctccttctccctcaCTATTTCGCTTCAGCCTTTGAGGAACCCTAATTTCTCTCCCATACAAAACCCATCAACTCAGTTCCGCTGCTGCTTTTCCAGGTCCCGTAGTCGTAGTGATGGCGCTGGTGACTTCTGGGACTCAAACGCTGAGGATCTCCGAAGCGGAAGGTTCAAATTCAAATACGATGAAGAAtcaattggagaagatgaagaagatggagagtATGACGAAGACTTGGGTTTcagaaagagaaggaagcaaCAGCGGAGCTGGTGGCAGGATAATTCATGGTCGGAGATGGACCAACAGCCCGGGGTTTTGGAGGAAGCCATTGATAGTATTTGGATTTTCAAGGTACTCCATCTGAAAAGaagtaattgtttttttttaatttacttaTATTGAGTGGTCCTAGTTCATTTGCTTATCTTTCCATTTTTGGTCGGTATTTTACAAGCTGGTCCTATTATAAAAGATTTCCTTTGGCATTCTGATATTGTTATCGCAGGAATTGATAATTAGATTAATTTTAATGCTTAATTTTCTTAGCTAATCTGGTAACTATGTTTTGAATGGGCTATCCCAGAAGAGCAAAACAAAGTAGAATAATTACTGGAATGATGCCAGAAAAGTGCATTCTTCCTTGAAAACTAGCTGTAAACTGGTGCGAATCATGCCCATGCAATAGTGGGTTATGGGTGTCATTGGATTCTGAGTAGTCCAGCTTAGAGCTTGTCTGCACCAGAGTTTGCTATTTTTGAGTAATTTTGCACTGCCTTTATGGGTCTATCGTATACTATAcccttttgtgtgtgtgtgtgtgtgtatggaggGAGGGGAGGAGAAGGGCTAAGTAAGCAAATAATagattaattaaagaaaaaacaaatacaaGATTGATCTGAATCTCCACCATCGGCCATCACTAGAGGGGTCAAATCAACTAAAAAGGAATTTAACTTTAAGAGATCTGATGATCAGCTATCAAACCAATATCTAGATTGCTCTTGAGCATCCAAAGATATGTCAGTTGCTGCAAATTCCGGACGGTCATCCCAAAAATAAGAATGGCTTAATCGCACAGCATTTTTTGCAAGAGAGTCTGCGACTGAATTTACTTCTCTATAACAATGGGTTATCTTCCAAGTAATTGAGGATAGGAAAGATTTAAAATAGGGCCATTTCTGAATGTAAACCCAAGGAAAAGATCAGTTGTGAAGACATAGGACAACCGATAGAGAGTCACATTCAATTCACAGCTCTTGGACTCCCTTCTCCTTAGCCAATTGTAACCCATAGAAGAGTGCTGCAGCAAAAGTTTTGCAAATACTAATGTACCTTGCAAAGTACCAAACAGGATTACCAACTCGATCActaaaaatgccaccaaatccAGCGTAACCGGGATTTCTCAGAGCACAGTCATCAATATTTAACTTTATCCATCCCAT belongs to Telopea speciosissima isolate NSW1024214 ecotype Mountain lineage unplaced genomic scaffold, Tspe_v1 Tspe_v1.0688, whole genome shotgun sequence and includes:
- the LOC122648276 gene encoding uncharacterized protein LOC122648276, translated to MEARPVTFPFSFSLTISLQPLRNPNFSPIQNPSTQFRCCFSRSRSRSDGAGDFWDSNAEDLRSGRFKFKYDEESIGEDEEDGEYDEDLGFRKRRKQQRSWWQDNSWSEMDQQPGVLEEAIDSIWIFKVFKSFGWLLPAIIVSLLLDTGPKAFLMAMALPLGQLLLS
- the LOC122648275 gene encoding small acidic protein 1-like, with translation MKPSPTYFGDFDDHGSTVAMDVDDADPLEMLADGVINIDNKLADSDFFNAFDDDFDDSDIN